The Chengkuizengella sediminis genome contains the following window.
GGCGTTCAAAAACTATTTTTATAGATTTTTTTAAAAATAAATTTAAAATATAGCTAACACTTGATGTAACAACGATTTCAGCAAGTATAAATATACAAAAAAGTTTGTTATTAATCACTAAATCATATTTTTTCATTGACAATGAATATTTTATTATATTAAACTAAACTAGCATTGCGCGTAATACTACAAACTCCGTCTTACAGAGTCTTATAGCCAAGCTAGCTTAAGACAAAACATAATAATAATTAAAGAGGTGAATTTATGTCATTAACAAAAAAAATATTAATCGGTATGGTTTTTGGTATTATTGTTGGTTTATTATTTAATTTTGCCATTCCACAATGGTTTGATGTAGCAGAAACATATATTTTAAATCCACTTGGAAAAATCTTTATCGGATTAATTAAATTATTAGTAGTTCCCATTGTTGTTATTTCCATTATTTTAGGTACTGCTGGAATAAGTGATCCAAAAAAATTAGGTCGAATTGGAATTAAAACCGTAATCTTCTTCTTGATTACTACTTCTATTGCTTTAATGATTGCATTATCTGTAGGTAATATTATTGAACCTGGCTATGTAGATGGATTAAATTTTGATACTGATTCTACAATAGAAAGAAAAGAAGCACCTCCAGTAATGGAAACATTGATAAATATTATCCCTACGAATGCATTCCAATCTATGGTTGAGGGCAACATGTTGCAAATTATCTTTTTCTCCATATTATTTGGATTTGCGTTAACTCAATTGCAAGGCAAAGTAGAAGCTGTCAAAACATTTATTGAAGAAGTAAATAAAATCTTAATGTTCTTAGTTGATGTTGTTATGAAACTGGCTCCGATTGGTGCATTTGCATTAATTGCAATTGCAATTGGTGGACAAGGGGTCGAAGCAATAAAGGCAATGGGTTTTTATTTTGGTGCTGTACTACTCGCATTATTTATACATTTAGGTTTTACTTACGGTTCAGTGATATACTTTTTAGGCAAGATGAATCCGTTTACATTCATTAAGAACTTTTTCCCTGCGATTGCAGTCGCTTTTAGTACATCAAGCAGTTCAGCAACATTACCTGTATCTATGGATACGGCACAGAAGAATTTGAAAATACCAAAAAGTATTAGTGGTTTTGTTCAACCATTAGGTGCAACGATCAATATGGATGGAACAGCAATTATGCAGGGTGTTGCAACTGTATTTATTGCACAACTATATGGTGTTGACTTATCCATGGCTGATTTGGCAACAATAGTTCTAACAGCAACGTTAGCTAGTATTGGTACTGCAGGTGTTCCAGGTGTAGGTATTATCATGTTAACGATGGTATTAACTTCAGTTGGATTAAGCTTAGATGCAATAGCGCTTGTACTTGGAGTAGATAGATTACTTGATATGACAAGAACAGCAGTGAATATCACTGGAGATGCTGCGTGTGCACAATACATTGCGAAATCAGAAGAAAAGTATGACAAAAGTGCTGCAACAACTGGTAAAACCGCTACAAAAACAGTTTAATTTAAATAGCCGACCTTTATGGTTGGCTATTCTATAGAATAATAGTCAAAACTATTTATTAAAGAATGCAAAAGCTCCAGTTGGGGCTTTTGTTATTGACCCACATATGATCATAATAGGAAACCATTTTAAAGGGGAATAGAGAAATGTCAACAAAACAATTTCGTACAGAAAAAGATTTTCTTGGTACAAAAGAAGTGCCTGTAGAAGCTTATTATGGGATTCAAACCTTACGTGCGGTGGAGAATTTTCCAATTACTGGACACCGAATGGATGTTGAATTAATTCGTTCAATTGCTGTTGTGAAAAAGGCAGCTGCGATGACAAATATGAATATTAAACGTTTACAGCCTCAGCATGCTAATGCTATTGTGCAAGCAGCAGATGAAGTGTATGAAGGGAAATTCGATGATCAGTTCATCGTTGATTCTATTCAGGGGGGCGCAGGTACATCCTTTAACATGAATGCGAATGAAGTGATTGCCAATCGTGCGATAGAACTTATTGGGGGATTAAAAGGAGATTATACGGTTTTAAGTCCAAACAGTCATGTGAATATGGCTCAATCTACCAATGATGTTATGCCTACTGCCATTCGTATTTCAGTACTTACTTTGATGAATAAGCTTTTATCAACGATGGAAAATCTACAGAAGGGTTTTGTTGCAAAAGAAGAGCAATTTGATCATGTTATTAAAATGGGTCGAACACATTTACAAGACGGGGTTCCAATTAGACTAGGACAAGAATTTGCAGCCTATGCGCGAGTTTTGAAAAGAGATATTGAGCGTATCACTCGTACTCGTTCACATATGTATGAGGTAAATATGGGCGCTACTGCTGTAGGTACTGGTTTAAATGCAGATCCTCGTTATATTTCCGAAGTAGTAGAAAGATTAGCTGAGTACACTGGATTTTCCCTAAAAAGTGCCGAAGACTTGGTGGATGCGACTCAAAATACGGATGTATTAACTGAAGTATCTGCATCGTTAAAAGTTTGTATGATTAATATGTCTAAAATAGCTAATGATCTTCGTCTCTTAGCTTCCGGACCTATTACAGGAATAAATGAAATTTCTTTACCTCCACGTCAGCCTGGTTCATCTATTATGCCTGGAAAAGTAAATCCTGTTATGTGTGAGGTTGTGAATCAAGTAGCATTCCAAGTAATCGGAAACGATCATACGATTAATCTGGCTTCTCAAGCAGGACAATTAGAATTAAATGTGATGCAACCTGTACTCGTATTTAATCTTTTACAGTCTCTAAGAATTATGAATCAAGTCTTTACAGTATTTAAGGACTATTGTCTTGATGATATAGAAGCCAATGAAGATATTTGCCGAGAAAATGTAGAAAAAAGTGTAGGTGTCATTACAGCTTTGAATCCTCATTTAGGATATGAAATTGTATCAAGGATTGCTAGACAAGCAATTGAAGGAGATCGTTCAGTTCGTGAATTATGTTTACTTCATGACGTGTTAACTGAAGATGAGCTTAATGTTATTCTTGATCCTTACGAAATGACAAATCCGGGAATAGCAGGAGCGCATTTATTGGAAGATGAGTATCAAATGAAAATGTCGAATAAACCGCAAGGTGTAAAAAAATAATAAGCCATGTTTTTAATAAATAATATATTGTTTTACTTAAAAGGATAAAGCGAAGCTACAGGTTGAAATAATGGACCTGTGGCTTTTTTGGTCGCTTATGAATCCAGAAATGTACTACAAGCCTTGAAATACATAAAAGGTTAGGATTGTAAATCAAAGGATCGATAGGTATTCAATTTTAGATGGTTTTTCTTATGGTAAATTTGATTATAAATTATTTTTTCTATTTATAAAAAACAAGTAATCATCTATTATTTTAATAAACCTAACAAAGAAGTGATAGTATTATATTCATTGTCATAATGACAGGAATAAACTCGTTAAAGAGGCAAAATTATTATCTCCATATATTAAATAAAGTACCTTTGTCTTTTTATTTTTTGAAATATTAGTTAATATGAAAAGAGTAATAAAAATGAGAAAGCTAGATCAGTTGAGAGGTGAAAGAAATGATCAGACTGATATTAGAAAAAGACTACCCACAAGTTTTTCCATTACATGAATATGCATTCCAATACCAATTAACTGAAGAGAAGAAAAAAATAAAACAAAAACGTAAAATGATTGGCTATTTTAATGACAATAAACTGTTGGCAAAGCTTGAAATGATCGACTTTAAAGTATGGATAGATGATAAAGTGTGGAGTATGGGAGGTGTTGCTGGAGTAGCTACATGGCCAGAACATAGACGTGGTAATAAAGTAAAGGAATTATTACATATCTCATTACAAATGTTGAGGGATCAAAAAATTTCAATATCATTTTTACACCCATTTCAAATTGGATTTTATAGAAAGTATGGATGGGAGTTATTTTGCAATGAGTTGCAAATCAATATCCCTGTAAATGATCTTACATTTTTGAATCTTGTAGAAAGAGAAGGGCATGTAACAAGAGTAGATGTAACTGAAAACTTATTGATTTTGAATGAAGTTTATGAGCAATTTGCTAAAAAGTACAACGGTATGCTTGAAAGAAGTAAAGAGTGGTGGAAAGATTCAGTTTTACCAGATCAAAACTGCGCTGGTTATTATAATCATGATAGTCAACTAATGGGTTACATTTTATACGAGATAAATAATGGAAAATTGATTGTTCAAGAATTCATTTCACTCAACGTAGAAGCAAAAAAAGGGTTATGGAATTTTATCTGTCAACATGATTCTATGATTACTGAAGTGGAACTTACATGTTCAAATCATGATAACATATTATTTATGCTTCCTAATCCAAAGGTAAGATCAAGACTGGACCCCTATTTTATGGCTCGTATTGTGGATATTGAATTATTTTTAAGTCAATACCATTTTAATGAATGTGATGAGTCGGTGATCATTCATTTAACAGATGATTTTGCATTATGGAATCAAGGAACCGTTATCATAAAAAAGGGTAATGCCACATTCTATCCTGTTAAAGAAGGAAGCAATTGTACTCATCCTCCCAAAAAAGGACTTCATATTAATATTGGTCCTTTCACCGCACTTCTTTTGGGATATAAAACTGCATTTGAGCTAAGTGAAATAGGTATGATTCATGGAACTGATAAGGAGATGGGCATACTGCAATCTGTAATTACTAAGAATAAAACATTTTTCTATGATTACTTTTAATAATTAATTTAGTAAATGGAAAGGGAGAGATATCATGCAATTTTCTGAATACACGTATACACGACCAAATATGGAAGAAATTACTTCGAAATTTGATAAAGAGCTAAAACAATTTTCAAATGCAACATCATGGCAAGAGCAGAATGAAACTATGAGGGACATATATATTATTCATAATGATTTTTATTCCATGTTTGAATTAGGAAGTATTCGTCATTCTATAAATACAAAGGATGAGTTTTATAAAACAGAGCAGAATTATTTAGATGAGGTGGAACCTCTATTTAAAGAGTTGTTTACCAAATTCTATAAAGCATTGATAGGGTCAAAATATTGTGAAGAACTAAAAAAGAAATGGGGAAGTCATTTATTTGACCTAGCTGAAGTAGAAATCAAATCCATGTCCTCTGAAATTGTAAAAGATTTACAGAAGGAAAATAAATATACAACAAGGTATTCTGAGCTTATTGCTTCTGCTGAAATTCCTTTTGATGAAAAAAAATACACTTTAGCTCAATTGTTTCCTTTCACCATATCTGATGATCGAGAAATAAGGAAAAGAGCAAATGAAGCAAAATACAAGTTTTTCTCAGAAAACGAAGAAGAGTTAGATCAACTTTATGATGATCTTGTGAAGATACGAACAAAAATTGCTAAAAAGCTAGGGTTCAAAAATTTTGTAGAGTTAGGTTATGCTCGTTTAAAACGCACAGATTATGATGCTAGGGAGGTTGCTGCTTTTAGAGAACAGGTGCATCAATATATAGTCCCCATCGCTACACAATTGAAAAGACGTCAGCAAAATAGATTAGAACTGCAGCATCTAAAATATTATGATGAAAATTATAAATTCAAATCTGGTAATGCGACACCAAAAGGAAACCCTGATTGGATTGTGGATAATGGTCAAACGATGTATGAACAATTATCTAAGGAATCGGATGAATTTTACCGTTTTATGAAAGAACGAGATCTCATGGACTTATTAGCAAAAGATGGGAAAATGGCAGGGGGTTACTGTACGTATGTACCTAATTACAAATCTCCTTATATTTTTGCAAATTTTAATGGTACTTCGGGTGACATTGATGTTTTAACGCACGAAGCAGGTCATGCATTTCAAGTGTATAACAGTCGTCATTTTGAAAATCCTGAATATGTATGGCCCACCTATGAAGCTTGTGAAATTCACTCTATGAGCATGGAGTTTTTTACTTGGCCTTGGATGGAGTTATTTTTCAAAGAAGATACGGATAAGTATAAATTTTCACATTTAAGCTCAGCATTATTGTTCATACCATACGGTGTAGTTGTAGATGAGTTTCAACATTTCGTTTATGAAAACCCAGAGTCTACGCCAAAAGAACGTAAACAAATGTGGAGAGAAATTGAAAAGAAATATTTACCTCATCGTGATTATGATGGAAATAATTATCTAGAACAAGGTGGATTTTGGCATCAACAAGGTCATATTTTCGAGGACCCATTTTATTATATTGATTATACGTTGGCTCAGGTTTGTGCATTTCAATTTTGGAAAAAGATGCAAGAAGATAGAAATCGTGCTTGGGATGATTATATTCATCTTTGTAAGCTAGGGGGTAGTTTACCATTTTTGCAACTCGTTAAAGAGGCTAAATTACATTCACCATTTGATGAAGGGACGATACAATCCGCGGTAGATGAAATTGAGTCATGGTTAAATCATGTTGATGATAAAGCGTTTTAAATAATAAGTATTATATTTTAAAAAAACACACTCACTCCTTTTTTAGGGATGAGTGTGTTTTTTGATGTTATAGATTAGACCAGTTTTAAACCATTGGTAATAAGATTTTTTAATGATAAATCTCGTTCTTTTAAATCAATTAAATCTTTACGCAACTTTTCTTGTTCTTGTTGATGTATGTCATGTTCTGATAATATTTCTAATACTTCTAATCGTAACAACCAATCATTAGGATAGGAATGATTCAGTTCGGCCACAACTTCTAGTAGAGTTTCTCCAACGATCATGATGTCGTATTTTGATTCTCGTAAATCACGTACTTTTTTATAAAGTTTTTCTAATGGTTTTAATGAGATTGGTTGCTTTTCCTCTATTACTTCTTCTTCTACTGTAAAATAAGCTTCAGGATCAGCTGCTCCTGCATAGACGGATGTAATACTTGCTCCTACAGCCATATCATACATACCCCACTCAGGTTTGAATAGGTCAACATGATCATATGTTACTACAGCATTCTTAAGACGAATGAGAGTAATTGTATTGTTTTTTCTAACTACTTCGTGAACTAATCCTGTTACTGTGACACCGCTTTCATATTGAAGGTTGCTCTGTTGTCCTACAACAATGCCACATTGAACTAATTCAATGTTCGAAAACTCTTCTAGAGGTTTTTTCTCACCCTTCAATAGTCCAATCGGTGAACCAAATCCATCAGCATGAACATCTTTACCATGGCTTTCTAGTACCTGATTATCATTTGATAATGTAGTTGCACCAGACGTTTGTAAATAGATGGCTTCCTGATTTTGATCTTTGATGATTTTAGAGATCGTTCCAGTGACTTGTAAACCAGAGCTATATTCAGCCGTTGCTGTTGCACCAGATCCTATTGCTTTCTCTA
Protein-coding sequences here:
- the aspA gene encoding aspartate ammonia-lyase, which translates into the protein MSTKQFRTEKDFLGTKEVPVEAYYGIQTLRAVENFPITGHRMDVELIRSIAVVKKAAAMTNMNIKRLQPQHANAIVQAADEVYEGKFDDQFIVDSIQGGAGTSFNMNANEVIANRAIELIGGLKGDYTVLSPNSHVNMAQSTNDVMPTAIRISVLTLMNKLLSTMENLQKGFVAKEEQFDHVIKMGRTHLQDGVPIRLGQEFAAYARVLKRDIERITRTRSHMYEVNMGATAVGTGLNADPRYISEVVERLAEYTGFSLKSAEDLVDATQNTDVLTEVSASLKVCMINMSKIANDLRLLASGPITGINEISLPPRQPGSSIMPGKVNPVMCEVVNQVAFQVIGNDHTINLASQAGQLELNVMQPVLVFNLLQSLRIMNQVFTVFKDYCLDDIEANEDICRENVEKSVGVITALNPHLGYEIVSRIARQAIEGDRSVRELCLLHDVLTEDELNVILDPYEMTNPGIAGAHLLEDEYQMKMSNKPQGVKK
- a CDS encoding M3 family oligoendopeptidase encodes the protein MQFSEYTYTRPNMEEITSKFDKELKQFSNATSWQEQNETMRDIYIIHNDFYSMFELGSIRHSINTKDEFYKTEQNYLDEVEPLFKELFTKFYKALIGSKYCEELKKKWGSHLFDLAEVEIKSMSSEIVKDLQKENKYTTRYSELIASAEIPFDEKKYTLAQLFPFTISDDREIRKRANEAKYKFFSENEEELDQLYDDLVKIRTKIAKKLGFKNFVELGYARLKRTDYDAREVAAFREQVHQYIVPIATQLKRRQQNRLELQHLKYYDENYKFKSGNATPKGNPDWIVDNGQTMYEQLSKESDEFYRFMKERDLMDLLAKDGKMAGGYCTYVPNYKSPYIFANFNGTSGDIDVLTHEAGHAFQVYNSRHFENPEYVWPTYEACEIHSMSMEFFTWPWMELFFKEDTDKYKFSHLSSALLFIPYGVVVDEFQHFVYENPESTPKERKQMWREIEKKYLPHRDYDGNNYLEQGGFWHQQGHIFEDPFYYIDYTLAQVCAFQFWKKMQEDRNRAWDDYIHLCKLGGSLPFLQLVKEAKLHSPFDEGTIQSAVDEIESWLNHVDDKAF
- a CDS encoding GNAT family N-acetyltransferase, producing the protein MIRLILEKDYPQVFPLHEYAFQYQLTEEKKKIKQKRKMIGYFNDNKLLAKLEMIDFKVWIDDKVWSMGGVAGVATWPEHRRGNKVKELLHISLQMLRDQKISISFLHPFQIGFYRKYGWELFCNELQINIPVNDLTFLNLVEREGHVTRVDVTENLLILNEVYEQFAKKYNGMLERSKEWWKDSVLPDQNCAGYYNHDSQLMGYILYEINNGKLIVQEFISLNVEAKKGLWNFICQHDSMITEVELTCSNHDNILFMLPNPKVRSRLDPYFMARIVDIELFLSQYHFNECDESVIIHLTDDFALWNQGTVIIKKGNATFYPVKEGSNCTHPPKKGLHINIGPFTALLLGYKTAFELSEIGMIHGTDKEMGILQSVITKNKTFFYDYF
- a CDS encoding dicarboxylate/amino acid:cation symporter encodes the protein MSLTKKILIGMVFGIIVGLLFNFAIPQWFDVAETYILNPLGKIFIGLIKLLVVPIVVISIILGTAGISDPKKLGRIGIKTVIFFLITTSIALMIALSVGNIIEPGYVDGLNFDTDSTIERKEAPPVMETLINIIPTNAFQSMVEGNMLQIIFFSILFGFALTQLQGKVEAVKTFIEEVNKILMFLVDVVMKLAPIGAFALIAIAIGGQGVEAIKAMGFYFGAVLLALFIHLGFTYGSVIYFLGKMNPFTFIKNFFPAIAVAFSTSSSSATLPVSMDTAQKNLKIPKSISGFVQPLGATINMDGTAIMQGVATVFIAQLYGVDLSMADLATIVLTATLASIGTAGVPGVGIIMLTMVLTSVGLSLDAIALVLGVDRLLDMTRTAVNITGDAACAQYIAKSEEKYDKSAATTGKTATKTV